A region from the Hypericibacter adhaerens genome encodes:
- the recF gene encoding DNA replication/repair protein RecF (All proteins in this family for which functions are known are DNA-binding proteins that assist the filamentation of RecA onto DNA for the initiation of recombination or recombinational repair.) — MTLTALAKTDPTVIARPLAARPAAAHLTRLALADFRCYREAVLETDARPVVLAGPNGAGKTNLLEAISFLAPGRGLRRARLTEIERRPVTPTPDLPGAWAVAARLVNGPGPGPEIEIGTGRDPAAGEGTVERRVVKIDGAFRKGQSALAERLALVWLTPQMDRLFLDGAGDRRRFLDRLVYGFDPAHATRVSAYEQALRERARLLTAGQWSGQGAWLDGLEAQMAELGVAVAAARRDLLLRLKAAAADGFGPFPGAAIALQGLVDEALAAMPALAAEDALKARLAETRALDAQTGGAAVGPHKSDLAVTHLGRGRPAAECSTGEQKALLLAIVLAYARALAEARGSAPLILLDEVAAHLDRARRRALFEAILETGAQAWLTGTDIELFAELGEAARFVAVEEGRLRPRPGAP; from the coding sequence ATGACCCTGACTGCGCTGGCGAAAACCGATCCGACCGTCATCGCGAGGCCGCTTGCGGCCCGGCCGGCGGCGGCGCATCTGACGCGCCTGGCGCTGGCCGATTTCCGCTGCTACCGCGAGGCGGTGCTGGAGACCGACGCGCGGCCCGTGGTGCTGGCGGGCCCCAACGGTGCCGGCAAGACCAACCTGCTCGAGGCCATCTCCTTCCTGGCGCCGGGCCGCGGCCTGCGGCGCGCCCGGTTGACTGAGATCGAACGCCGCCCCGTGACGCCGACCCCCGATCTGCCGGGCGCCTGGGCGGTCGCGGCGCGGCTGGTCAACGGCCCCGGCCCCGGCCCCGAGATCGAGATCGGCACGGGACGCGATCCTGCGGCGGGCGAGGGCACTGTCGAGCGCCGCGTGGTGAAGATCGACGGCGCCTTCCGCAAGGGCCAGTCGGCGCTGGCCGAGCGCCTGGCGCTGGTCTGGCTGACGCCGCAGATGGACCGCCTGTTCCTCGACGGCGCCGGCGACCGGCGGCGGTTCCTCGATCGCCTGGTCTATGGTTTCGATCCGGCCCATGCGACCCGTGTCTCGGCCTACGAGCAGGCCCTGCGCGAGCGGGCACGGCTCCTGACCGCCGGTCAATGGTCAGGGCAGGGTGCCTGGCTCGACGGGCTCGAGGCGCAGATGGCGGAGCTGGGCGTCGCCGTGGCGGCGGCCCGGCGCGATCTGCTGTTGCGGCTCAAGGCCGCCGCAGCCGACGGGTTCGGACCCTTTCCCGGTGCCGCGATCGCGCTCCAGGGGCTGGTCGACGAGGCGCTCGCCGCCATGCCGGCGCTGGCCGCCGAGGACGCGCTCAAGGCGAGGCTTGCCGAGACCCGGGCGCTCGACGCGCAAACCGGCGGGGCCGCGGTCGGCCCGCACAAGAGCGATCTCGCCGTGACCCATCTGGGCCGCGGCCGGCCGGCGGCCGAATGCTCGACCGGCGAGCAGAAGGCGCTCCTGCTGGCGATCGTGCTGGCCTATGCCCGGGCGCTGGCCGAGGCGCGCGGCAGCGCGCCCTTGATCCTGCTCGACGAGGTCGCGGCGCACCTGGACCGCGCCCGCAGGCGGGCCCTGTTCGAGGCGATCCTGGAGACGGGGGCTCAGGCCTGGCTGACCGGGACCGATATCGAGCTCTTCGCC